A window from Cryptomeria japonica chromosome 1, Sugi_1.0, whole genome shotgun sequence encodes these proteins:
- the LOC131060176 gene encoding uncharacterized protein LOC131060176, whose amino-acid sequence MDTQAESTTSINHHGGGTPPAGWPLGLETMHLSMDVMRGTQLDPLGLYTPSFSSISPSSSDFDTESSVSFFHDKSVTLGTLIGLRPDRSTRYARNIVHPEEHMGAIARRPRNYRRLRLWKSLTGCMHFTSRLQSSALYLAQLLKTEKRGGVEKVYMNAIYEESEEVLTDATNPPLLDHNRDQSIRAISERFPSHDLEIIEQTPSTEDGKNWSAPETSQIECSHSREDSQGLCMPFVSNILLKIISSRE is encoded by the exons GGTGGAGGAACACCCCCAGCTGGATGGCCTCTTGGTCTTGAAACAATGCATCTAAGCATGGATGTGATGAGAGGAACACAGCTAGATCCATTGGGTTTATATACACCTAGTTTCTCTTCAATCTCACCGTCTTCATCAGATTTTGATACAGAG TCTTCTGTGTCTTTCTTCCATGATAAAAGTGTCACACTTGGAACCCTCATTGGTCTGAGGCCTGACCGCAGTACACGCTATGCAAGAAACATTGTACATCCTGAAGAGCACATGGGCGCCATAGCAAGAAGACCAAGGAATTACAGAAGGCTAAGACTATGGAAGTCACTTACAGGTTGTATGCATTTCACTTCAAGACTGCAGAGCAGTGCCCTGTACCTTGCACAGTTACTCAAGACAGAAAAAAGAGGGGGAGTGGAAAAAGTATATATGAATGCAATTTATGAGGAATCTGAGGAGGTATTGACTGATGCTACTAATCCTCCATTGTTAGATCATAACAGAGATCAGTCCATAAGGGCAATCTCTGAAAGGTTTCCCTCCCATGATTTGGAGATAATAGAGCAAACCCCATCAACTGAAGATGGTAAGAATTGGAGTGCTCCTGAGACCTCACAGATAGAATGTAGTCATAGCAGAGAAGATTCACAAGGCTTGTGCATGCCCTTTGTGTCAAACATTCTGCTGAAGATAATTTCCAGTAGGGAATGA